In Desulfovibrio litoralis DSM 11393, a genomic segment contains:
- a CDS encoding glycine zipper 2TM domain-containing protein → MFFNKIKIFSTICLFALLLGACASQTGGSFNSSETRRSQTVRMGHIIAIEDAVIENNPSGLGSLGGAVVGGVVGNTMGGGSGRVLTTLGGAIIGGLIGTGIESRVNHRQAIEIVVSIDGTNEKIAVVQELGDAERALRVGDRVRILSGNDGSVRVRGGGTESKN, encoded by the coding sequence ATGTTTTTTAACAAAATAAAAATCTTTTCGACTATCTGTCTGTTTGCCTTACTTTTGGGTGCTTGTGCCTCTCAAACAGGAGGGTCTTTTAACTCATCGGAAACTCGCAGATCACAAACAGTAAGAATGGGACACATTATCGCAATTGAAGACGCCGTTATAGAAAATAACCCCTCGGGTCTTGGTTCTTTAGGCGGTGCAGTTGTTGGTGGTGTTGTTGGTAATACTATGGGTGGCGGATCAGGACGTGTTCTCACCACTCTTGGCGGAGCCATTATCGGCGGACTAATCGGAACAGGTATTGAAAGCCGAGTTAACCATAGACAAGCTATTGAAATCGTTGTTTCTATTGATGGAACGAATGAAAAAATTGCTGTTGTCCAAGAGCTTGGCGATGCTGAACGTGCTTTAAGAGTCGGCGACAGAGTACGCATTCTCAGCGGAAACGACGGTTCTGTAAGAGTTCGCGGTGGCGGAACAGAGTCTAAAAACTAA